One window of Novosphingobium sp. 9U genomic DNA carries:
- the rpsR gene encoding 30S ribosomal protein S18, which yields MARAFFRRRKSCPFSGKNAPKIDYKDVRLLQGFMSERGKIVPSRITAVSAKKQRELGQAIKRARHIGLLPYIVK from the coding sequence ATGGCACGCGCCTTTTTCCGCCGCCGCAAGTCCTGCCCGTTCTCGGGCAAGAACGCGCCGAAGATCGATTACAAGGACGTGCGCCTGCTGCAGGGCTTCATGTCCGAGCGGGGCAAGATCGTCCCCAGCCGCATCACCGCGGTGTCCGCCAAGAAGCAGCGTGAGCTGGGCCAGGCTATCAAGCGCGCCCGGCACATCGGCCTGCTTCCGTACATCGTGAAGTAA
- the rplI gene encoding 50S ribosomal protein L9, giving the protein MDIILLERVEKLGAIGDVVSVKDGYARNYLLPNKKALRANERNKQVFEASRAKIEADNAERRGEAEKHSADVEGKQVVLIRASSNSGQLYGSVSVRDIVDALNADGAKVTKQMIVLERPIKTLGIFDVRVSLHPEVSVGVKVNVARSPDEAELQSQGVDVMASMFEADTSGFTERRDPSLEPGEIVVDEDEGEEQQA; this is encoded by the coding sequence ATGGACATCATCCTCCTGGAGCGCGTCGAGAAGCTCGGCGCCATTGGTGACGTCGTTTCCGTCAAGGACGGTTACGCACGCAACTACCTGCTCCCCAACAAGAAGGCCCTGCGCGCCAACGAGCGCAACAAGCAGGTCTTCGAAGCCAGCCGCGCCAAGATCGAGGCGGACAACGCCGAGCGTCGTGGCGAAGCCGAGAAGCACTCCGCCGACGTCGAGGGCAAGCAGGTCGTCCTGATCCGCGCCTCGTCGAACTCGGGCCAGCTCTACGGTTCGGTCTCGGTGCGCGACATCGTCGACGCACTGAACGCCGATGGCGCCAAGGTGACCAAGCAGATGATCGTGCTGGAACGCCCGATCAAGACGCTCGGCATCTTCGACGTTCGCGTTTCCCTGCACCCCGAAGTCTCGGTGGGCGTCAAGGTCAACGTCGCGCGCTCGCCCGACGAAGCCGAACTGCAGTCGCAGGGCGTCGACGTGATGGCCTCGATGTTCGAAGCCGACACCAGCGGCTTCACCGAACGCCGCGATCCCAGCCTCGAGCCGGGCGAGATCGTCGTCGACGAGGACGAAGGCGAAGAGCAGCAGGCCT
- the rpsF gene encoding 30S ribosomal protein S6, with translation MAHYEHVFLARQDLSQSQVDALATTATEIVEANQGKVVKTESWGLKNLAYKIKRNRKAHFVMLNLDADGAAVAELERQTAINEDIIRWVTIRVDEHEEGPSVMMRKSDRERTRRREREGA, from the coding sequence GTGGCTCATTATGAGCACGTGTTCCTGGCGCGCCAGGATCTGAGCCAGTCGCAAGTCGACGCGCTCGCCACCACCGCCACCGAGATCGTCGAAGCCAACCAGGGCAAGGTCGTCAAGACTGAGTCGTGGGGCCTCAAGAATCTCGCCTACAAGATCAAGCGCAACCGCAAGGCTCACTTCGTGATGCTCAACCTCGATGCCGACGGCGCCGCCGTTGCCGAGTTGGAGCGTCAGACCGCCATTAACGAGGACATCATCCGCTGGGTGACGATCCGCGTTGACGAGCACGAGGAAGGCCCCTCGGTGATGATGCGCAAGTCCGACCGCGAGCGTACTCGCCGTCGCGAACGCGAAGGAGCCTGA